The window AGCAACTGCCCGCTCATGATGACGTCCCCCGCGTCGAGCGCGAGCGTCATGCGTCTTCCTCCGCCACGACGCGGTCGATCATCGGCCCGAGGATCGACGGATCGATCGGGCCGAGCACGACCGCGGCGACCCGCCCGCTGCGGTCGAGCACGAGCGTCGAGGGGATGGCCTGCGGTGGCACGTTGTCGGCGAACGCGAGGCGGACGCTCGCGTCCTCGACGTCGAGGATCGACGGGTAGGTGATGCCGAACGACTGGTTGAACGATTCGATCGTCGGCGCCTGGTCGTAGATGTTGACGCCGAGGAACTGCACGCCCTGCGGCTCGTACTCCTGCCACATCGTCTCGAGGCCCGGCGCTTCGAGACGGCAGGGCGGGCAGGCGGCGTACCAGAAGTTGACGACCGTGACGGTGCCGGCGAGCGACTCGGACGACACGGTCGTGCCGTCCTCGACCTCACCGGTGAAGACGACGGGGGCCTTGCGGGATTCGACGGGGAACTCGCTCCACGAGCCGTCCTCGGCCGTGACGCCCTGCCCCGGGTCGCTGCCGACCTGTTCCGCCCACGTGTCGCCCGCGCAACCGGTGAGGCCGATCGTGGCGATCGCGAGGATCGCCGCGACTCGCGCGGCGCGGCGGCCCCCTCGCGCTGGCCCTGCTGTCGTCACACGGCTCCCTGGTCTGTCGCGTCGGACGCCTCCTCGGCGGCCGGCTCGCGGTAGTCGATCTCCCTGAACCCGACGGCCGGGTCGTAGGCGAGCGTCGTGATGCTCGAGAGCGTGCAGCGACGCTGATCGGGCCGGTGCGCGAGCGGCTTGTGCACGACCGCCAGGTGGGTGACCCAGATGGGCAGTTGGTGCGACACAACGATAACATCGCCGCCCGGCGCGGCCTCGACGGCGTCGACCATCGCGGCGCGCACGCGGTCGCGCACGTGCGTGTACGGCTCGCCCCAGCTCGGCCTGAGCGGGTTCCAGAGGAACCGCCAGTTGGTGGGCTGCCGGAGCGCCGAATAGCGACCGTGCATGCGTCGCCCCTCGAAGCGGTTCCACGGCTCGATGACGCGATCGTCGGTCACGGGCTCGATGCCGAACGCGTCGGCGATCGGTTGTGCGGACTGTCGCGTGCGCACGAGCGGCGAGACGACGAGGCGGCTCGCAGGCACGTTGCGGGCGTGGAGGTCGTCGGCCGCGAGTTTCGCCATGCGGTGCCCGCGGTCGGACAGCTCGAAC is drawn from Pseudoclavibacter chungangensis and contains these coding sequences:
- a CDS encoding TlpA family protein disulfide reductase, producing MTTAGPARGGRRAARVAAILAIATIGLTGCAGDTWAEQVGSDPGQGVTAEDGSWSEFPVESRKAPVVFTGEVEDGTTVSSESLAGTVTVVNFWYAACPPCRLEAPGLETMWQEYEPQGVQFLGVNIYDQAPTIESFNQSFGITYPSILDVEDASVRLAFADNVPPQAIPSTLVLDRSGRVAAVVLGPIDPSILGPMIDRVVAEEDA
- a CDS encoding histidine phosphatase family protein, whose product is MVAERVHLVRHGEVDNPNGLLYGRLPGFELSDRGHRMAKLAADDLHARNVPASRLVVSPLVRTRQSAQPIADAFGIEPVTDDRVIEPWNRFEGRRMHGRYSALRQPTNWRFLWNPLRPSWGEPYTHVRDRVRAAMVDAVEAAPGGDVIVVSHQLPIWVTHLAVVHKPLAHRPDQRRCTLSSITTLAYDPAVGFREIDYREPAAEEASDATDQGAV